CCAACCTGTATGTGGGCTTCACAGCCTTGATCACCTATAACAGTGCAACGGAGGCCCGAGACGCTGTCCGCAAAATTCCTCTGGACCGCATTGTGTTGGAGACAGACGCACCGTATTTCCTGCCAAGAATGGTATGTGTATCTTGTATGCCTTAAAGTGTAAACGTTTGCTTTCATGTGTTTAATAACAAACTGAGTATTATCAACATTGCTAAATATCAATTATTGAGGGGCTTCTTCTGTTCTTCTGTTTGTTGAATTAGGTGGGCTGCATTGTGGTTTATAACATCAGTATTAGAGATGTTTTTGATGAGAATACCTTATTGTATAAcacaatacaaaagaaaaacaaaatgaagtaaaaactgaattttacCGCATTGAAGAAAATctgttctgattctgattcgcTCCCACGTCTCACCACACGAGTTCTCTTGTTTTACTTTAGCTACACTTTTACAAATGAGGTACAGTATAGTACTTCATGCTTAGTGGTACTGTAGCATGATCAACATTTATATAGTCGTATTACTTGAGTTTGCTGTCACCTTTATTTTATACACATTAAAAGGTGAAGggaattgttttatatttgattCACAAGTGGTTTTCTCCTAGCACACTAAACGTGGACGATAGCTACTGTGCAACATAATTCTTATATTTGTCGCGTTCTAACAGGTGAACAAAGATCTGTGCAGGTTTTCTCATCCAGGACTGGGCATCCACACTCTGCAGGAGCTGAGTTTGCTTAAGGGGGTGGACATGGCCACCGTGCTCACCACCATCCGAAACAACACCACTCAACTTTACGGCATCTGAGTGCTAGAGAGAATAGTGGTGAATGTTAGAAAAATTATCTTGCTTGGAGCTGATTTGTTTGTGGCTCCTTACTTTACGTTATAAGTACAGTAGTTTTATATGTTTGGATTTGAGTGTCAGTTGTGCTGTTGCATTATAACCAATTATCATCTTACATTGTGCTGGTTTTACTTGGTTTAACATGTTTTAtctggtttggtttggtttggtttgacAGCATGCCAAATACATTTAATACAGTActtctccatttttgtttttgatgtagCATTGCTGACATGAAAGCAGCATTACATTAAAATCAAGCATACAAGCAAAACACGTTTAAGACACGTTAGTTATTTCAGGAATGAACCTCCGAGGGACAAGCACATTTCCACTTATAAGTTCAGCTTGAGTGCTTTAGATTTTGAACAGGCAAGGTCTTGAAGTGACATTGATGGGTCTAACTCACTGAAAACAGGAGTGCTCTGTTATCAATTTGTAAATACTTCTGATACAATTCCAACATGTAGGTTGGAGCACATTTTCGGGATGCCACAAATGTGCCCAGTACATTTGGTAGGTTTTGCAATTTTTCTCTGCAAGTTAAACCTTTTTGCATGTTTCTTTCAAAGTGTGgcgtaatctttttttttttctgtgtgttacTGGTATTGAAAGGAATGTGCCACAGAGATTCAAAACAAATTAGATTAAATGAATGTTACAAGTGTTAGTATTCTAATGCAGTTATatccaaacagtgtgccggggtacattagtgtgccgtgggaagttatccaattttatgtaattgctaaaaaaaaacattcattccaagaaaaaatgtatattcatctatttatgccagtgaggcacaatgacagaacaaaaaaaaatcctctttagatggcaggaagtaaatacagtaaataattgatccatttttggtgacatttacttttgttggcgtgccgtgggatttttcaatcgtaaaatatgtgccttggctctataaaggttggaaatcaatgTTCTAATGCAAGGTGGGTAAACAAGGATGCCCCGCATGCAACTCATTACTGCTGTTGAGCtcttttttcccattaaatcgatcaattaaaatgtttttttttaaatatcgttTCAAACAGTAAATGACAAATTGATGTAAATTATgaaaggtttttgtttgtttgattgttatatattataaaactccatccatccatccattactgcttatctgaggtcgggtcgCAGATTTCCCTCTCCCAAATTGTCATCATCCAGCTCCGCCAGGTGGATGCCGAGGCGTTCCCCGGCCATCCGAGAGACGTAatccaacgtgtcctgggtcatccccggggtctcctcccggtgggacgtacctggaacacctcaccagagaggcatcggaatcagatgccccagccaccttatctggcttCTCAATCCGGAGGAGCATCAGCTCTACtctggacacacaaacccctccacaatGCTAAGGTGACAGCTTCTAAGAGGGATAAAAATAttatgactggcaaccagttaaaggTGTATGCcaccttttgaggataagcggcttggaaaatggatggagggatattactaaaatgtaataaaataaaatacagaaatactACTGAATATAATTCTACATTTAGTCAGAATTTATAattctaaataaaatacagaatgaatacgtttttttttttttttttaccatatacAATTTGCaacttttatgctttttttttcttttcttttcttttgggtgTAGCAGCAATACGCTTGCATACATTTATGAACGACAATCCGTTTGTAATCAATGACGTCTGTTGCGAAAATGTTGGGGGCAGTCGATCATTATGGCCACTAGTTGGCGCTATTATAACATTTACCAGCTAACACAACCGTAGAAGAATATCACAAGGAGGATTTCATACACTAGTTACAACAAATCTCTCCAAATTTGATGGCGGAGAGATTTTACAATGGATAAACACAAGAAACCATTTGACGTGACTGCCTCTTCGGTAAGTTGAGCTTTTATCATGCATCCTATCTAACGACGATTAACGCCGCGAGAAACCCAACTCATGTTAGCGAACATGCTAGTCCAGTAACATTGAATTGCGTTCCTCAAAGTAGCTTCAGAATGTCTTCATTTAATTTTTGAACACGTATCGTTCCTCATAGCTGGTGGACCTTAAAGCTGAGCTGTACAGAAAGCAGGAACAATTTAAACAGCAGCGACTTGGACAAGAAAGTTCTAGCACTGAACACAAACCAAAACCCAAAGTCAAGGTTGGTTTTAAGCGATTTTTAACTTTGCCATGTCTAAACGGTTCGTATAGACATGTTGCCGTCGTATTCCTCGTCTAGAAACCAAATGTCTGGGTGAAGCAAAACTCTGGAGTTGCGGCAAGAGCTGAGAAAGATGCGGAGCAGCTGGCCGAGGAGCAGACAAGCTTGGATAATGCAAAGTAAGTTGCCAGTGCTCGAGTCCTGATCCAGTACTGAAACCATCCATCATTTATGCACCATTATGTGTCTTATCAGGAGAAAGCTGGAGGAGAAAGCCAAACTTTACGAACAGATGACAAAAGGAAGCTTTCCAGGTTGATTACGAATGACACACAACCCATATTTGGTTTATAATGATGCTATGTTGAAAACTATATCTAACTTGCTGCTAGATGAAGAAACTGAGGGATTGTATCTAGTGGACTTTGCGCAGAAGATTATTGACAACAGAAGAGGGGGACACGTACAGAAGGACACTGTCAGTGACGAGGAGGAAACAGGCAGGTTGTCGCCTGTTCCCCCTCCTCAGCACCCAGATGAAGAATGGTGAGTCATTTATATGATTTTGACCATATATTTGCTTCCGTTATTCGTGTGTTGATCGGGTAAATCTTCACAACTAaatgttctattttattttcatgaaggGTGGACTTTGTAGATGCTTTGGGACGATCTCGAAGGTGTATGAAGAAAGACTTGCCAGATTTTATGAAAATGGACCGCGACTTCAATGGAAATGGGTAAATGAAAtaagtcaaatattttaatagACAGTGACTGGTGAGCCGAGCATGTGTTTGCTGCGTGTAGAAAAGTCTCTGCCGACTTGCTGTCAGAGGACATGCGCAGAGAGCTGCAAAGACGAGAGTGGGAacgagaagaagaggaagccaTGAAGAAGCCCGTTGGACCTGTCCACTACGAGAACATCAGGGCTCAGGGTTAGTTCTTGTTCTGACTCGTCTGCTGCGGCGGGTGCAAGTCTTTGCCTTCACGTCGGTGCTTTTGTCTCATCGTGCAGAGGCTCGAGAACTTGGCGTTGGCTACTTTGCTTTCTCTCACGACGAGGAGAACCGCAGAAAGCAGAGGGAAACTCTGGACATGCTCAGGGATCAGGTGAGCTGTCCGTTGTGGATATGTGCATTTTAATACTAATGTATaaatgtgtaatgttaaaaaacaaaaaacttggtAATTTCTCCTTTGGATTTCAGAGGATATTATGCACCTCCTCTTACATATATAAGGTCAATTTTTGATATTTCTGCTGCTCACTAAAAGAAAGCGCTCCAGTGATTAATAATACATTCTAGAAAGAGAccgattttatgtttttttatacaagtcGTATATTGATTAGTTGTCAACTAGGCCAATAACCAATATTTGATATCTGATACTCATTTCctgtaaaaggaaaaaatatcagTATTGAAATGTTGAGAAATACAAACACCTAACATCTAACTTCATTTAAATGCCCTTTGTCATGCTTTTTATTAAACTGCTTCCCAAATttgcaacattattttttttgttatgaattCTTAGAGAAGAGACTCGTTTTAAAATTCTAACAAAAAGTGCAGCGAGCTCCAGCTCTCAGCCTCAGCAGCATGTCTTATGAAGTTAAATGAAATCATAAACTAATAAATCGGTCCCTTAAGTCTtctacaataaatgtttttccaaaatttcatccatccatccatcctcacaaAGATTGCAGGTGTTGTGGAGCCTATTAAgagtactgtaatatttgtttgattatttgatcctttttttttaattttcattaattttttcttaatttctcATTACAAATATACCCATTTTCTAATActgcgtttttttgtttgtgtaataCGTGGTTGTATTGTGTGTCAATTTTATGGTATATGTTTTGATATGGATTGTATGAGGCATatgtaattccattttttttctgtgtgaacTAGCAATTCTTCCACTGTAAAATGGgctatatttaaaattttttatatttttttttttctaaaggtgTGTTCTATAATACATTATAAGCTTTGCTTCCTTGTGTCCCACcgcaatattttttccccccaatgtaTTTCTATCTCAGTGTTTTACTGTCATAAAGGTTTGTTCTTTTCATGTGTTtttacagaagcgtattgctgccgcACCAAAAAAACCCGAAACGATCCCGATCAAGTTGTAACTTGGTTTCACATTATGTGATTATTTACACGTTATAACGCGAATCATGTCATGTTATGACACAattaatttcacattataacatgaaacatttcatgATAAAACGTGAAATAAACcacgttataacatgtaatttatcacgttataacgtgaaacatcaCGGTAAAACCTAATAagttataacctgaaaagttggcgtCAACTTGTTGCGACCCTGTGGTCACTCGCATTCTGCCAAAGTGGCATACAGGAAGATACACAGCTCGAATTGGACTCTCATTGAGTGTTGCATAAAACATGCATTTGGTGAGCTTTTTCCCGAGTCGTGGTGTACCCGAAGATTGCCTCTTacgcatggagcaagaacatgtagTTATGTAGTAGAACATGTAGGAGAACCCCGTGTAATTGCCTTTTGGGGTGCAGggtgaagaggggtgaaatgtattattttctacattataacatgaaacgaatcatgttataacgtagagcatatcacatgaaagtttcacactataacatgaaatatATTACGTTATAATATGAAacttcacattataacatgaaatgattaacATTATAATGTGTTATTAACcacattgtaatgtgaaacatatcatgttataacatgaaaaatcCACATTGTAACGTGAAACGTATCACATGATagcgatttttatttttttaaatatttatttatttttgggtgtggcagcaatatgcttccgtatgtttttgaggtaaaaaaaaaattaagttggaAGCTCAGAATGGGATCATTCCTTGTTCCCAACTATCTGCAACGCagatgaaatgaataaaaaggcAAATACAGTACACCATATTTCTTTAAATGGCACCATCTGCTCTAATATGGCTCAATGCGAATGTGtcatacacttaaaaaaaaaaaaaaaaggctgcaccTCAAAGTTTCCTTCTTCTTCcccaccggaaaaaaaaaatgttaagctCCCCACGCAGtgtctgtaattatttttcccaaaacTGGCTGGTAGCATGTGTCATGGAAGGCATTATTACAAACGCACGAGAACTGACTTGCCATCTATTAATATGAGATTGATACTATGTCCAAAAATGAGAAAGGAAGCAACGGAGCATGTAATACAAAATAGTTATCTTGTGATGTTATAAACGCCTCAATTATGAATGCGTTGTCTTAGTCATACATTTGCCCTCTTTAGATCGGCATACATTACAGtgcaaattttttaaattacatttttatattaaaaatatgaattgcCCACCCCGGTGCCTGTCAAATGCCTGTTGACTTaacaaaaaaaccctccaatgttCCCTCCTCTGAAAAACATGACGTGCCTTTTTTCAGACGACCGACCAGCGGAGCAAGCGAGAGCGactgaaagagaagaagaaggccaTGCTGCAGGCGAGGCTGACCAAAATCAAGCAGAGGAAGCTGAAGGCCAAGGGTGTCATTGTAGAGGAAGAGCAGCTTGCAGAGGAAAATGAAGGTAACAATCCACCACAATGTCAAATCCCCATGTAGTGGTTTCATTTGGTGAAACATCCGCGTGTATGATTATGGTGAATTTGTAGATGAGGACGTGGCGGAGCCCTCGCCTCAAATCAGGGATCCACCAGAGGTCAGCACGGTGAAGAAGGTGGAAGTGGAGATCCAGGAAAGAAGGGACACCAAACCTGGAGTCCCTCACGTCCGAGAGTGGGACCGAGGCAAAGGTACATTTGCGGATATCGCTCGTTGCGTTACAGCATCGAAGGAAAATCACCGCGAGCTGTCACAAGCCATCAAGTGGTGTTTAGGTGCCTCTGAAATTAGATCATTATGAACAATAAAACTGTAAAGGAGTCATGCAAGCCAAGTTATGGTTCTGAACAAAATACTTTGATAAAAAGATCTACGTACACGCACAATAACAATCACCTCAGCTAACTTAATTGT
This portion of the Syngnathoides biaculeatus isolate LvHL_M chromosome 10, ASM1980259v1, whole genome shotgun sequence genome encodes:
- the ccdc174 gene encoding coiled-coil domain-containing protein 174; the protein is MDKHKKPFDVTASSLVDLKAELYRKQEQFKQQRLGQESSSTEHKPKPKVKKPNVWVKQNSGVAARAEKDAEQLAEEQTSLDNAKRKLEEKAKLYEQMTKGSFPDEETEGLYLVDFAQKIIDNRRGGHVQKDTVSDEEETGRLSPVPPPQHPDEEWVDFVDALGRSRRCMKKDLPDFMKMDRDFNGNGKVSADLLSEDMRRELQRREWEREEEEAMKKPVGPVHYENIRAQEARELGVGYFAFSHDEENRRKQRETLDMLRDQTTDQRSKRERLKEKKKAMLQARLTKIKQRKLKAKGVIVEEEQLAEENEDEDVAEPSPQIRDPPEVSTVKKVEVEIQERRDTKPGVPHVREWDRGKEFMFSEWKSRRQSERDSEFAPPATYFTDQKRPRLAKTQIPEKKNVPMSFMRTQVPGGSTESQDEDPRPPPAAAPSHPPPPQNPPTQPQPPPPCRPPAPPANLQYSLPPFYPPFAPPQFLHPPYPFPQSPLRYQNQYPPQCPPPVLSQFQPRVPLQPAVPDQPHAPPKATEPSPPEATPQPSEPDQAQEPPQGPSQSLDDMLAFYRNAT